GATCAATCTGCATTGAAATGGCATCGTAATAACCTTTTCGAGAAAAAACAAAGTAGTCGAGCAGACATTTCGGCTTGTTAGACATAAGCTGCGTTCATTACCACTTCCTGCATACTTTCTCTGTTCCATTTTCTGTTCAAAACAACCACTCCACGTAGAGTTGCAGATCAGAACAACCGATGGCCGTAGCGGCTATTTCGATCTTAAGCCCTATCTCACGGCAGATGCCTTTTTGCCTCTGAAAGAGGTGTCAGAATTCATACAGGTTTCAAACCGTGGGTACTTTATTGAGTGGCCGTGTGGAGCAGATCTGTCTGCAGATACGCTGGAGGCGAAAATGACCGCAACACTTCAGCCGGGAAAAACTACTTTCAGGGTTAATGAGGGGCCGGAGGAGAGCTGAAGGTTTTTATGGCGGGAACTGCTTCTGCATCTCCTACCTGCGAACATTGTTACAATCATTCCTAACAACCATCCATGATGGCAAC
The sequence above is a segment of the Chitinispirillales bacterium ANBcel5 genome. Coding sequences within it:
- a CDS encoding DUF2442 domain-containing protein produces the protein MQIRTTDGRSGYFDLKPYLTADAFLPLKEVSEFIQVSNRGYFIEWPCGADLSADTLEAKMTATLQPGKTTFRVNEGPEES